Proteins co-encoded in one Streptomyces sp. NBC_01283 genomic window:
- a CDS encoding citrate synthase, whose protein sequence is MVETVRAPRRRGTTSVRDDVSDNSVVLRYGDGEYTYPVIDSTVGDKGFDIGKLRAQTGLVTLDSGYGNTAAYKSAITYLDGEQGILRYRGYPIEQLAERSTFTEVAYLLINGELPKVDELASFKNEITQHTLLHEDVKRFYDGFPRDAHPMAMLSSVVSALSTFYQDSHNPFDEEQRDLSTIRLLAKLPTIAAYAYKKSVGHPVVYPRNDLGYVENFLRMTFSVPAAEYDLDPVVVSALDKLLILHADHEQNCSTSTVRLVGSSQANMFASISAGISALWGPLHGGANQSVLEMLEGIKQDGGDVDNFIRKVKNKEDGVKLMGFGHRVYKNFDPRAKIIKAAAHDVLSALGKDDELLDIALKLEEHALADDYFVERKLYPNVDFYTGLIYRAMGFPTEMFTVLFALGRLPGWIAQWHEMIKEPGSRIGRPRQIYTGEVLRDFVPVEGR, encoded by the coding sequence ATGGTAGAGACAGTCAGGGCACCTCGAAGAAGAGGCACAACGTCGGTGAGGGATGACGTGAGCGACAACTCTGTAGTACTGCGGTACGGCGATGGCGAGTACACCTACCCGGTGATCGATTCGACCGTCGGCGACAAGGGCTTCGACATCGGGAAGCTCCGCGCCCAGACCGGTCTGGTGACCCTGGACAGCGGCTATGGCAATACCGCCGCCTATAAATCCGCCATCACCTATCTCGACGGTGAGCAGGGGATCCTCCGGTACCGCGGCTATCCGATCGAGCAGCTGGCCGAGCGCTCCACCTTCACCGAGGTGGCGTACCTGCTGATCAACGGCGAACTGCCGAAGGTCGACGAGCTCGCCAGCTTCAAGAACGAGATCACGCAGCACACCCTGCTGCACGAGGACGTCAAGCGGTTCTACGACGGCTTCCCGCGTGACGCCCACCCGATGGCGATGCTGTCGTCCGTGGTCAGCGCGCTGTCGACGTTCTACCAGGACAGTCACAACCCGTTCGACGAGGAGCAGCGCGACCTCTCGACGATCCGCCTGCTCGCCAAGCTTCCGACGATCGCGGCATACGCCTACAAGAAGTCCGTGGGCCACCCGGTCGTCTACCCGCGCAACGACCTCGGCTATGTCGAGAACTTCCTGCGCATGACCTTCTCGGTGCCGGCCGCCGAGTACGACCTCGACCCGGTCGTCGTGTCCGCGCTGGACAAGCTCCTGATCCTGCACGCGGACCACGAGCAGAACTGTTCGACCTCCACCGTGCGTCTGGTGGGCTCGTCGCAGGCGAACATGTTCGCCTCGATCTCCGCCGGCATCTCGGCCCTCTGGGGCCCGCTGCACGGTGGCGCCAACCAGTCCGTCCTGGAGATGCTCGAGGGCATCAAGCAGGACGGCGGCGACGTCGACAACTTCATCCGCAAGGTGAAGAACAAGGAAGACGGCGTGAAGCTCATGGGCTTCGGGCACCGCGTCTACAAGAACTTCGACCCCCGGGCGAAGATCATCAAGGCTGCCGCGCACGACGTCCTGTCGGCTCTCGGCAAGGACGACGAGCTCCTGGACATCGCGCTCAAGCTGGAGGAGCACGCGCTGGCCGACGACTACTTCGTCGAGCGCAAGCTCTACCCGAACGTGGACTTCTACACGGGCCTCATCTACCGCGCGATGGGCTTCCCGACCGAGATGTTCACCGTGCTGTTCGCGCTGGGCCGGCTGCCGGGCTGGATCGCGCAGTGGCACGAGATGATCAAGGAGCCGGGATCCCGCATCGGGCGCCCGCGCCAGATCTACACGGGCGAGGTTCTCCGGGACTTCGTCCCGGTCGAGGGTCGCTGA
- a CDS encoding ATP-dependent RecD-like DNA helicase, translating into MSSPAKAAASTAKAAAGTAVVEGVLERITYANEENGYTVARVDTGRGSGDLLTVVGALLGAQAGESLRMEGRWGSHAQYGKQFTVENYTTILPATIQGIRRYLGSGLIKGIGPVMADRITTHFGVDTLDIIEKEPKRLVEVPGLGPKRTKMIAAAWEEQKAIKEVMVFLQGVGVSTSIAVRIYKKYADASISIVKNEPYRLAADVWGIGFLTADRIAQSVGIPHDSPERVKAGLQYALSQSTDQGNCYLPEDRLIADAVKLLQVDTGLVIDCLAELATEEEGVVRETVPGPGGEESVTAVYLIPFHRAELSLSAQLLRLLRTPEDRMPAFQDVAWDKALSWLAARTGADLAPGQEEAVRLALTQKAAVLTGGPGCGKSFTVRSIVELARAKKAKVVLAAPTGRAAKRLAELTGTEASTVHRLLELKPGGDAAYDKDRPLDADLVVVDEASMLDLLLANKLVKAVAPGAHLLFVGDVDQLPSVGAGEVLRDMLSEQSPIPAVRLTHIFRQAKQSGVVTNAHRINSGVPPITQGLSDFFLFVEDETEDAGRVTVDVAARRIPAKFGLDPRRDVQVLAPMHRGPAGAGNLNGLLQQAITPSRPDVPEKRFGGRVFRVGDKVTQIRNNYEKGQNGVFNGTVGVVTSLDSDEQRLTVLTDEDEEIPYDFDELDELAHAYAVTIHRSQGSEYPAVVIPVTTGAWMMLQRNLLYTAVTRAKKLVVLVGSRKALGQAVRTVSAGRRCTALDFRLAGGRGSAPGSTPGATPGSASRNFDRSNE; encoded by the coding sequence ATGTCGAGTCCAGCAAAAGCAGCGGCCTCAACGGCAAAAGCGGCGGCGGGCACCGCCGTGGTCGAGGGGGTCCTGGAACGGATCACGTACGCCAACGAGGAGAACGGGTACACGGTCGCCCGCGTGGACACGGGCCGCGGCAGCGGCGACCTCCTCACCGTCGTCGGCGCGCTGCTGGGCGCCCAGGCAGGCGAGTCCCTGCGCATGGAGGGCCGCTGGGGCTCCCACGCGCAGTACGGCAAGCAGTTCACGGTGGAGAACTACACGACCATCCTCCCCGCCACCATCCAGGGCATCCGCCGCTATCTGGGCTCGGGCCTCATCAAGGGCATCGGCCCCGTCATGGCCGACCGCATCACCACCCACTTCGGCGTGGACACCCTCGACATCATCGAGAAGGAGCCCAAGCGCCTCGTCGAGGTCCCGGGCCTCGGCCCCAAGCGCACCAAGATGATCGCCGCGGCCTGGGAGGAGCAGAAGGCCATCAAGGAGGTCATGGTCTTCCTCCAGGGCGTGGGCGTCTCCACCTCCATCGCCGTTCGCATCTACAAGAAGTACGCGGACGCCTCCATCTCCATAGTGAAGAACGAGCCCTACCGCCTCGCGGCCGACGTCTGGGGCATCGGCTTCCTCACCGCGGACCGCATCGCCCAGTCCGTCGGCATCCCGCACGACAGCCCCGAACGGGTCAAGGCAGGCCTCCAGTACGCACTGTCCCAGTCCACCGATCAGGGCAACTGCTACCTCCCCGAGGACCGCCTCATCGCGGACGCGGTGAAGCTGCTCCAGGTCGACACGGGCCTGGTGATCGACTGCCTGGCGGAGCTGGCCACCGAAGAGGAAGGCGTCGTACGCGAGACGGTCCCGGGCCCCGGCGGCGAAGAGTCCGTCACCGCCGTCTACCTCATCCCCTTCCACCGCGCGGAGCTCTCCCTCTCCGCCCAGCTCCTGCGCCTCCTGCGGACCCCCGAGGACCGCATGCCGGCCTTCCAGGACGTGGCCTGGGACAAGGCCCTCTCCTGGCTGGCCGCCCGCACCGGCGCCGACCTCGCCCCCGGCCAGGAGGAGGCGGTCAGGCTCGCGCTGACGCAGAAGGCGGCCGTCCTCACCGGAGGCCCCGGCTGCGGCAAGTCCTTCACGGTCCGGTCCATCGTGGAGCTGGCCCGCGCCAAGAAGGCCAAGGTCGTCCTCGCGGCCCCCACGGGCCGGGCCGCCAAACGCCTCGCCGAGCTCACCGGGACGGAGGCCTCCACCGTCCACCGCCTCCTGGAGCTCAAGCCGGGCGGGGACGCCGCGTACGACAAGGACCGTCCGCTCGACGCGGACCTCGTCGTGGTCGACGAGGCGTCCATGCTGGACCTGCTCCTGGCGAACAAGCTGGTGAAAGCCGTCGCCCCCGGCGCCCACCTCCTGTTCGTCGGAGACGTGGACCAGCTGCCGAGCGTCGGCGCCGGCGAGGTCCTGCGGGACATGCTCAGCGAGCAGAGCCCCATCCCCGCGGTCCGGCTCACCCACATCTTCCGCCAGGCCAAGCAGTCCGGCGTCGTCACGAACGCCCACCGCATCAACTCGGGGGTGCCGCCCATCACCCAGGGCCTCTCCGACTTCTTCCTCTTCGTGGAGGACGAGACCGAGGACGCGGGCCGGGTCACGGTGGACGTGGCCGCGCGCCGCATCCCGGCGAAGTTCGGCCTCGACCCGCGCCGCGACGTCCAGGTGCTCGCGCCCATGCACCGCGGCCCTGCGGGCGCGGGGAACCTGAACGGCCTGCTCCAGCAGGCCATCACCCCCAGCAGGCCCGACGTACCGGAGAAGCGCTTCGGCGGCCGGGTGTTCCGCGTCGGCGACAAGGTCACCCAGATCCGCAACAACTACGAGAAGGGGCAGAACGGCGTCTTCAATGGCACCGTCGGAGTAGTCACCTCGCTCGACTCCGACGAGCAGCGGCTCACGGTCCTGACGGACGAGGACGAGGAGATTCCGTACGACTTCGACGAACTGGACGAACTGGCGCACGCCTACGCCGTCACCATCCACCGCTCCCAGGGCAGCGAGTATCCCGCGGTGGTGATCCCCGTGACCACGGGGGCATGGATGATGCTGCAGCGGAACCTGCTCTACACGGCGGTCACGCGCGCCAAGAAGCTGGTGGTCCTGGTCGGTTCGCGCAAGGCTCTGGGGCAAGCGGTGCGCACGGTCTCCGCGGGCAGACGCTGTACGGCCCTGGATTTCCGGCTCGCCGGAGGCCGTGGATCCGCTCCGGGATCCACGCCCGGAGCCACCCCCGGATCCGCCTCCCGAAATTTTGATCGATCAAACGAGTAG